The uncultured Methanobrevibacter sp. genome has a segment encoding these proteins:
- the radB gene encoding DNA repair and recombination protein RadB, translated as MKVLANFEDNHKIPSNSSLDVLLDGGFEKGTVTQVFGSPSSGKSNVTLTLAVNVAKNNRKVVYIDTEGGISIDRIKQISGPHFSNVANNIIVFEPTDFLEQTETLRSIDVWIRKHHEEVDLIVLDSAVALYRVDDMKSYKLSKELRKQVQLLSNIARKYDIAVVITNQIYNSFDDEGNSEVRAVGGDILEYISKVIIKLERGDEINQRIATLKRHRSIPEGKSVTFFITSEGIA; from the coding sequence ATGAAAGTATTGGCTAATTTTGAAGACAATCATAAGATTCCATCAAATTCATCATTGGATGTGCTTCTTGATGGAGGTTTTGAAAAGGGCACTGTCACCCAGGTATTCGGCTCACCGAGTTCCGGTAAGAGTAATGTGACTCTAACCCTTGCTGTCAATGTTGCAAAAAACAATCGCAAGGTTGTCTATATAGATACTGAAGGCGGAATATCAATTGACAGAATAAAACAGATTTCAGGACCGCACTTTTCAAATGTAGCCAATAACATTATTGTTTTTGAACCGACTGACTTTCTCGAACAGACTGAAACCCTGAGGTCAATCGATGTTTGGATTAGAAAGCATCATGAGGAAGTGGATTTGATCGTTCTTGATTCTGCAGTTGCGCTCTACCGTGTGGATGACATGAAATCCTACAAGTTAAGCAAGGAATTGAGAAAACAGGTCCAATTGCTTTCAAACATTGCACGAAAGTATGACATTGCCGTTGTAATCACAAATCAGATTTACAATTCCTTTGATGATGAGGGAAACAGTGAAGTCAGGGCAGTCGGAGGAGATATACTTGAGTATATTTCCAAAGTCATAATCAAATTGGAACGTGGTGATGAGATTAATCAGAGAATCGCCACATTAAAACGTCACAGAAGCATTCCTGAAGGAAAAAGTGTAACATTTTTCATAACTTCCGAGGGAATTGCTTAG